In Monodelphis domestica isolate mMonDom1 chromosome 4, mMonDom1.pri, whole genome shotgun sequence, one DNA window encodes the following:
- the FAM98C gene encoding protein FAM98C: MMAAMEESPSAGSLGEAVCLARALRALGCVAGSPEAEAGPWLAESAARGAACGHFRGLCAHLAAELGALGALEEGAVLSAGDAEGSEAEDCFLLELSGLLRDLYCPDRSLTTGNPATRLQAPGSGLRLLRFLCSELQAARLLSLRSPPAPSRAEVPDRELEIIQGELALTLQALGMPQPEPGTPASQLLREVQAKISHLLPSLPPGHLDPLLTQPLDASRWEALSALSSYLRDQYCYRRRLMLTRLDLTASAFHWTDRAQSQGAAMTNVLKPLRQGLAPESAISLAHVLASRADLSRLVPATGRAARLVTCCPINKVLMGPVPDRGGRPNELEAPMPSWQSRREAGHQRWGRKKKRR, encoded by the exons ATGATGGCGGCGATGGAAGAGTCGCCGTCGGCTGGGAGCTTGGGGGAGGCGGTCTGTTTGGCGCGGGCCTTGCGGGCTCTTGG GTGCGTGGCAGGCTCCCCAGAGGCGGAGGCGGGCCCGTGGCTGGCCGAGTCGGCTGCCCGCGGCGCGGCATGCGGCCACTTCCGAGGCCTGTGCGCACATCTAGCGGCCGAGCTCGGCGCGCTGGGGGCCCTGGAGGAAGGGGCAGTCCTAAGCGCTGGGGACGCGGAAG GCTCCGAAGCTGAGGATTGCTTCCTGTTGGAGCTGAGCGGCCTGCTTCGGGACCTCTACTGCCCGGACCGGTCACTCACGACTGGCAACCCTGCGACTCGGCTCCAAGCCCCCGGCAGTGGCCTGCGCCTGCTCC GCTTCCTCTGTTCAGAGCTTCAGGCAGCTCGCCTCCTGAGCCTCCGGAGCCCACCTGCCCCCTCCCGTGCTGAGGTCCCGGACAGAGAGCTGGAGATAATTCAGGGGGAGCTGGCTCTGACTCTCCAGGCCCTGGGGATGCCCCAGCCAGAGCCAGGAACCCCAGCCAGCCAGCTGCTGAGAGAGGTCCAGGCGAAG ATCTCACACTTGCTGCCCTCACTACCTCCTGGTCACCTGGACCCCCTACTCACCCAGCCTCTGGATGCCTCTCGATGG GAGGCCTTGAGCGCCCTCTCCAGCTACCTTCGGGATCAGTATTGCTACCGCCGTCGCCTCATGTTGACTAGGCTGGATCTCACAGCATCCGCCTTCCATTGGACAGATCGGGCCCAG AGCCAGGGCGCTGCCATGACTAACGTGTTGAAGCCCTTGCGTCAGGGGCTGGCTCCTGAGTCTGCTATCTCCCTTGCCCATGTCCTGGCTTCAAGGGCTGACCTCTCCAGGCTGGTTCCAGCCACAGGTCGGGCAGCCCGTCTGGTCACCTGCTGTCCTATCAACAAGGTGCTGATGGGTCCAGTCCCTGACAGAGGGGGCCGGCCCAATGAGCTCGAGGCCCCCATGCCCAGCTGGCAGAGCCGTAGGGAGGCTGGGCACCAGCGCTGGGGACGGAAGAAGAAGAGACGGTGA